A region from the Aegilops tauschii subsp. strangulata cultivar AL8/78 chromosome 5, Aet v6.0, whole genome shotgun sequence genome encodes:
- the LOC109785165 gene encoding protein FAR1-RELATED SEQUENCE 5-like, translated as MDDKGNDGKNLGDTGKDDKDMGHRGNEGKDMDDKDNDFVAMDPKGMDGMCMDDKDNEDAGKDGIDMDDVHMQGKGIDNKGMAGSDLNECMEYLEIVKKTFRTVEEAYMFYVGYARKKGFGVRKDDLKYRDLGPKQNAYRRTYKCCKQGWRALKHFNRAERKRTPMGLSRCGCPALFQVELQDSSGLWFVKNFVDKHNHLFVPADLTPYLSAHRRMTDAQKADVIEYAVGGLRTHQIMNVMEKNAGGPDKLGFIDRDLYNHVSIQKKRKIKGSDARYLLTYMIAQKKADPEFFFKYTKDSEDHLRNIFWADSQSQIDYVAFCGVVVFDSIYRSNKYMLPFVPFIGLNHHRSTVLFGVGLVSDETVASYQWLLHVFLEAMSQTAPISAINDGDGSMAKAIATVWTGTDHRLCMWHIEENMVIHLRKKKLEEFREFIYRRWDVDEFEKRWDAYKVRFKIKPTGKRSSWVNRMYELRHKWAAAYTKDRYFLSMMSNQRSESLNSRLHVHLNRKMQLVDLLQHLEHCVSIMRKNEAALDAVATHTIPFTKLNAHPLEIAASYIYTTMMDARELQVKDGNDSDAKVPTDLEGKDAEDLHAKCLDAENPNDLEGKDGVDLHAKNLDAKDPNDLEGARLDAAACKCKKLESQDYPCAHIFYILDHLGVRTFSKKIVKKRWTMHAKPAFPSSRTANTHV; from the exons ATGGATGATAAAGGCAACGATGGCAAAAACTTGGGTGATACAGGCAAGGATGACAAGGACATGGGTCATAGAGGCAACGAAGGCAAAGACATGGATGATAAGGACAATGATTTCGTAGCCATGGACCCCAAAGGAATGGATGGTATGTGCATGGATGATAAGGATAATGAGGATGCAGGCAAGGATGGCATAGACATGGATGATGTACACATGCAAGGTAAAGGAATTGATAATAAAGGCATGGCTGGTTCAGACCTGAATGAGTGTATGGAATACTTAGAGATTGTGAAGAAGACTTTCAGGACTGTGGAAGAAGCCTACATGTTCTACGTAGGCTATGCGAGAAAAAAAGGGTTTGGTGTTAGAAAGGATGATCTGAAGTACAGGGATCTGGGTCCGAAACAAAATGCATACAGAAGGACATACAAGTGCTGCAAACAAGGATGGCGGGCCCTTAAGCACTTTAACAGAGCTGAAAGAAAAAGAACACCGATGGGTCTTTCTCGGTGTGGGTGTCCCGCTCTTTTTCAGGTTGAGCTACAAGATAGCAGTGGCCTCTGGTTCGTCAAGAATTTTGTGGACAAGCATAACCATCTGTTTGTCCCTGCTGACCTGACTCCGTACTTATCGGCTCATCGTAGAATGACTGACGCACAAAAGGCCGATGTCATCGAGTATgctgtcggtggacttcgaacaCATCAGATTATGAATGTAATGGAGAAGAATGCCGGAGGTCCCGACAAGCTTGGATTTATAGATCGAGATCTATACAACCATGTTTCAATCCAAAAGAAGCGCAAGATAAAAGGCAGTGACGCTAGATATTTGCTCACCTATATGATTGCACAGAAAAAAGCAGACCCGGAATTCTTTTTCAAATACACAAAAGACAGCGAAGACCATTTGAGGAACATATTCTGGGCTGATTCACAATCCCAGATTGACTATGTTGCCTTTTGTGGTGTCGTGGTGTTCGACAGTATATATCGGTCTAACAAGTACATGCTTCCGTTTGTTCCATTTATTGGTCTGAACCATCACCGCAGCACAGTTTTGTTTGGGGTCGGTCTAGTGTCAGACGAGACAGTTGCATCATACCAGTGGCTTCTTCATGTATTTTTGGAGGCAATGTCCCAGACGGCACCCATTTCAGCAATCAACGATGGGGATGGTTCAATGGCTAAAGCAATAGCTACTGTCTGGACCGGAACAGATCATCGTCTGTGCATGTGGCATATCGAGGAGAATATGGTGATCCACCTCCGCAAGAAAAAGCTTGAGGAATTTAGGGAATTCATATACCGTCGTTGGGATGTTGATGAGTTTGAGAAAAGATGGGACGCTTATAAGGTtaggttcaaaataaaaccaACAGGCAAGAGGTCGTCATGGGTTAACAGGATGTACGAGCTGCGACACAAATGGGCTGCTGCGTACACAAAGGATAGATATTTCCTAAGCATGATGAGTAATCAGAGGAGTGAGTCTCTCAACTCAAGGCTTCATGTGCACCTGAACAGGAAGATGCAGCTTGTTGATTTGTTGCAGCATCTTGAGCATTGTGTATCCATAATGCGTAAGAATGAAGCAGCATTAGACGCAGTAGCGACACATACGATACCCTTCACTAAGCTGAATGCACACCCTCTGGAGATTGCTGCCTCTTATATTTATACAACTATGAT GGATGCTAGAGAATTGCAAGTTAAGGATGGTAACGACTCAGATGCTAAGGTTCCTACAGACTTGGAAGGTAAGGATGCTGAGGACTTGCATGCAAAATGTTTGGATGCTGAGAATCCCAATGACTTGGAAGGCAAGGATGGTGTTGACTTGCATGCAAAAAATCTGGATGCTAAGGATCCCAATGACTTAGAAG GAGCAAGACTGGACGCTGCAGCTTGTAAATGTAAAAAGTTGGAAAGTCAGGATTACCCATGTGCACATATATTCTACATTCTGGATCATCTTGGTGTACGcacattttcaaaaaaaattgtgaAGAAAAGATGGACAATGCATGCCAAGCCAGCGTTCCCTTCCTCGAGGACTGCGAATACTCATGTATAG
- the LOC109785167 gene encoding uncharacterized protein — protein MDNFQHSDLLALETALGEESRDPIAIPISVLKAITNNFSDAQEIGCGGFETVYKGTLGNGMVVAVKKLHENVGVLSKNFNSEVDCLIEVKHKNIVQFLGYCSDTQKVLRSFQGKNVWAEERQKLLCFEYLSKGSLADYLTGPSCGLRWCTRYRIIRGICEGLHYLHHHHQPIIHLDLKPQNILLDDNMVAKIADFGLSRRLSARQSRILTKNIAGTPGYFAPEFINSGVITMKMDIYSLGVLESWTDTFGSLQSHTLFEQVKVCAEIGINCINYNPENRPTIDDIIHRLEEMDLSNSSPGSIASTSSTPLSGVNIYPLKLCFPFETEKRIDCPLSITNITDRYVNYWVVPQFPNMYTPCKHELVNEIRTGTNNLDPMSTGSFNVTMLEQQQPPLDAGMFEIVMIAMGSRSDLKKLKSSIGDEPKIDGELLKRVEEVGGEVHTAMLRAVISLPSEGGVAPKIVSGEEFMDLRSIDVHPTQPWILVGHDKHLTIWDYKKQATVAALDVVGATMVYSVRFIPQRHWFVAGDDSGHIHVYSCVTKKEVKRFQARDGDSSYVISLAIHPTCSYLLSACTDGVVKLWDWDSGWECIRTVHSTAGWMQVKFNPKNTDTFTSCCTKGAMRMKSIYPSDEPIAGIDQYSSSLCDHAFTEGDQNHVVMLIHGIGLQIWDLETKTHVHTLRGTKRLVRAPACHPKLPLIAVGIKEEDPEHAAVRFWNSTNYRPVFLNLITKTLI, from the exons ATGGACAATTTCCAACATAGTGATCTTCTTGCCCTCGAGACGGCGTTAGGTGAGGAAAGCCGGGATCCAATAGCCATTCCTATCTCCGTTTTGAAGGCCATCACAAACAATTTCTCTGATGCTCAAGAAATCGGTTGCGGTGGGTTTGAAACGGTTTACAAG GGTACGCTTGGAAATGGGATGGTTGTTGCCGTGAAGAAGCTCCACGAAAATGTAGGAGTTCTTTCTAAAAATTTCAATAGTGAGGTCGATTGTCTTATAGAGGTCAAGCACAAAAATATAGTGCAGTTCCTGGGGTACTGTTCGGATACGCAAAAGGTACTAAGGTCGTTTCAAGGAAAAAATGTCTGGGCAGAAGAACGGCAGAAGTTATTATGCTTCGAGTACCTAAGTAAAGGGAGCCTTGCAGACTATCTCACTG GGCCATCTTGCGGACTTCGGTGGTGCACACGGTATCGAATAATCAGGGGGATCTGTGAAGGCTTGCATTatcttcaccaccaccaccaacctATTATTCACTTGGATCTCAAACCTCAGAATATATTATTGGACGATAATATGGTGGCTAAAATAGCGGATTTTGGTCTATCAAGGCGCTTAAGTGCAAGGCAAAGTCGAATTCTAACCAAAAACATAGCTGGGACACC GGGATATTTCGCTCCGGAATTTATAAATAGCGGAGTAATCACAATGAAGATGgacatatatagtctaggg GTGCTGGAAAGTTGGACAGACACGTTTGGGTCATTACAGAGCCATACACTATTTGAACAAGTAAAAGTATGTGCTGAAATAGGGATAAATTGCATAAATTATAACCCAGAGAACAGGCCTACTATAGATGATATTATCCATAGACTTGAGGAAATGGATCTCTCAAACTCGTCTCCTGGAAGTATCGCAAGTACTTCATCCACTCCGCTCAGTGGAGTAAATATCTACCCTCTCAAGCTATGCTTTCCGTTCGAGACAGAAAAGCGTATCGATTGCCCGCTGAGCATAACTAACATAACAGATCGTTATGTAAACTATTGGGTTGTACCGCAGTTCCCCAATATGTATACTCCTTGTAAGCACGAACTTGTGAACGAAATCCGTACTGGAACCAACAATCTGGACCCAATGTCAACTGGCTCTTTCAATGTGACAATGCTCGAGCAACAACAACCGCCACTGGACGCAGGCATGTTTGAGATAGTGATGATTGCCATGGGGAGCAGGAGTGACCTTAAAAAGTTGAAGTCATCCATTGGAGATGAGCCTAAAATTGATGGTGAATTATTGAAGCGAGTCGAAGAGGTAGGGGGCGAGGTGCATACAGCAATGCTGAGGGCTGTCATCAGCCTACCAAGTGAGGGGGGAGTGGCCCCCAAG ATCGTCTCAGGTGAGGAATTTATGGATCTCAGATCGATAGATGTGCATCCCACACAGCCCTG GATTTTGGTGGGTCATGACAAGCATCTTACCATCTGGGACTACAAGAAGCAG GCAACAGTGGCTGCATTGGATGTCGTGGGGGCAACAATGGTTTATTCGGTTAGGTTCATCCCTCAACGCCATTGGTTTGTAGCCGGGGATGATAGTGGACACATTCACGTGTACTCATGTGTTACAAAGAAAGAAGTTAAGAGATTCCAAGCTAGAGATGGTGATAGCTCTTATGTAATATCACTGGCGATTCACCCTACCTGTTCGTACCTGCTATCTGCGTGTACAGACGGCGTGGTCAAGCTGTGGGACTGGGACAGTGGCTGGGAATGTATTCGAACAGTTCACTCAACTGCAGGTTGGATGCAAGTTAAGTTTAATCCCAAGAACACGGACACCTTTACTAGTTGTTGCACAAAGGGCGCAATGAGAATGAAG TCAATTTATCCGTCCGATGAGCCTATCGCAGGAATAGACCAATATTCGTCGAGCCTCTGTGATCACGCTTTCACCGAGGGTGATCAGAACCATGTGGTTATGCTCATCCATGGTATTGGTCTACAG ATATGGGATCTGGAGACAAAGACACATGTTCACACACTTCGTGGGACGAAACGGTTGGTTCGTGCACCAGCTTGCCACCCAAAGCTTCCATTAATAGCCGTAGGAATCAAGGAGGAAGATCCTGAGCACGCGGCTGTCCGCTTCTGGAACTCAACTAACTACag GCCCGTGTTCCTCAACCTCATCACAAAGACACTTATTTGA